A genomic region of Saccopteryx bilineata isolate mSacBil1 chromosome 1, mSacBil1_pri_phased_curated, whole genome shotgun sequence contains the following coding sequences:
- the GNB3 gene encoding guanine nucleotide-binding protein G(I)/G(S)/G(T) subunit beta-3 isoform X2 has protein sequence MGEMEQLRQEAEQLKKQIADARKACADITLAELVSGLEVVGRIQMRTRRTLRGHLAKIYAMHWATDSKLLVSASQDGKLIVWDTYTTNKVHAIPLRSSWVMTCAYAPSGNFVACGGLDNMCSIYSLKSREGNVKVSRELSAHTGYLSCCRFLDDNNIVTSSGDTTCALWDIETGQQKTVFVGHTGDCMSLAVSPDFKLFISGACDASAKLWDVREGTCRQTFTGHESDINAICFFPNGEAICTGSDDASCRLFDLRADQELTAYSHESIICGITSVAFSLSGRLLFAGYDDFNCNVWDSMKGERVGSLKAFSSKPQLPFPPRFLL, from the exons ATGGGGGAGATGGAACAGCTGCGGCAGGAAGCGGAACAGCTCAAGAAGCAGATTGCA GATGCCAGGAAAGCATGTGCTGACATTACTCTGGCAGAG CTTGTGTCTGGCCTAGAAGTTGTGGGACGAATCCAGATGCGGACGAGGCGGACGTTAAGGGGACATTTGGCCAAGATTTATGCCATGCACTGGGCCACTGACTCCAA gctgctggtaagTGCCTCACAAGACGGGAAGCTGATCGTGTGGGACACCTACACCACCAATAAG GTACATGCCATCCCTCTGCGCTCCTCCTGGGTCATGACCTGTGCCTATGCCCCATCAGGGAACTTTGTGGCGTGTGGGGGGCTGGACAACATGTGCTCCATCTACAGCCTCAAGTCCCGAGAGGGCAATGTCAAGGTCAGCCGGGAACTCTCTGCCCACACAG GTTATCTCTCCTGCTGCCGCTTTCTGGATGACAACAACATTGTGACCAGCTCTGGAGACACCACGTG TGCTCTGTGGGATATCGAGACTGGGCAGCAGAAGACTGTGTTTGTAGGACACACAGGGGACTGCATGAGCCTGGCTGTGtctcctgacttcaaactcttcATTTCCGGGGCCTGTGATGCCAGCGCCAAGCTGTGGGATGTGCGGGAGGGGACCTGCCGGCAGACTTTCACTGGCCATGAGTCAGACATCAACGCTATCTGT TTCTTCCCCAATGGAGAGGCCATCTGCACAGGCTCCGACGACGCCTCCTGCCGCCTGTTTGACCTGcgggcagaccaggagctgacCGCCTACTCCCATGAGAGCATCATCTGCGGCATCACGTCTGTGGCCTTCTCCCTCAGTGGCCGCCTACTCTTTGCAGGCTACGATGACTTCAACTGCAATGTCTGGGACTCCATGAAGGGCGAGCGTGTGG GTTCCTTGAAGGCTTTCTCTTCTAAACCCCAGCTACCATTCCCACCAAGATTTCTCCTTTGA
- the GNB3 gene encoding guanine nucleotide-binding protein G(I)/G(S)/G(T) subunit beta-3 isoform X1 has protein sequence MGEMEQLRQEAEQLKKQIADARKACADITLAELVSGLEVVGRIQMRTRRTLRGHLAKIYAMHWATDSKLLVSASQDGKLIVWDTYTTNKVHAIPLRSSWVMTCAYAPSGNFVACGGLDNMCSIYSLKSREGNVKVSRELSAHTGYLSCCRFLDDNNIVTSSGDTTCALWDIETGQQKTVFVGHTGDCMSLAVSPDFKLFISGACDASAKLWDVREGTCRQTFTGHESDINAICFFPNGEAICTGSDDASCRLFDLRADQELTAYSHESIICGITSVAFSLSGRLLFAGYDDFNCNVWDSMKGERVGILSGHDNRVSCLGVTADGMAVATGSWDSFLKIWN, from the exons ATGGGGGAGATGGAACAGCTGCGGCAGGAAGCGGAACAGCTCAAGAAGCAGATTGCA GATGCCAGGAAAGCATGTGCTGACATTACTCTGGCAGAG CTTGTGTCTGGCCTAGAAGTTGTGGGACGAATCCAGATGCGGACGAGGCGGACGTTAAGGGGACATTTGGCCAAGATTTATGCCATGCACTGGGCCACTGACTCCAA gctgctggtaagTGCCTCACAAGACGGGAAGCTGATCGTGTGGGACACCTACACCACCAATAAG GTACATGCCATCCCTCTGCGCTCCTCCTGGGTCATGACCTGTGCCTATGCCCCATCAGGGAACTTTGTGGCGTGTGGGGGGCTGGACAACATGTGCTCCATCTACAGCCTCAAGTCCCGAGAGGGCAATGTCAAGGTCAGCCGGGAACTCTCTGCCCACACAG GTTATCTCTCCTGCTGCCGCTTTCTGGATGACAACAACATTGTGACCAGCTCTGGAGACACCACGTG TGCTCTGTGGGATATCGAGACTGGGCAGCAGAAGACTGTGTTTGTAGGACACACAGGGGACTGCATGAGCCTGGCTGTGtctcctgacttcaaactcttcATTTCCGGGGCCTGTGATGCCAGCGCCAAGCTGTGGGATGTGCGGGAGGGGACCTGCCGGCAGACTTTCACTGGCCATGAGTCAGACATCAACGCTATCTGT TTCTTCCCCAATGGAGAGGCCATCTGCACAGGCTCCGACGACGCCTCCTGCCGCCTGTTTGACCTGcgggcagaccaggagctgacCGCCTACTCCCATGAGAGCATCATCTGCGGCATCACGTCTGTGGCCTTCTCCCTCAGTGGCCGCCTACTCTTTGCAGGCTACGATGACTTCAACTGCAATGTCTGGGACTCCATGAAGGGCGAGCGTGTGG gCATCCTCTCTGGCCATGACAACAGGGTCAGCTGCCTGGGGGTCACAGCTGATGGGATGGCAGTGGCCACTGGTTCCTGGGACAGCTTCCTCAAAATCTGGAACTGA
- the CDCA3 gene encoding cell division cycle-associated protein 3 isoform X2: protein MGSAKSVPVTPARPPPINKHLARVADPRSPSAGILRTPIQVESSPQPNLPAGEQLEGPNQAQDSDPRSPTLGIARTPMKTCSEEPVLPLEAPSSSELDLPLGTQFSLEDQMPHRSQNELPSKQVFSEEETGQASETLMASQGSDKPTRDPETPRSSGSKRNKRKPNGKVLGRSPLTILQDDNSPGTLTPRQGKRPSALSENVRELKEGTILGTGRLLRTGGQAWEQAQDHDKENQHFALVEN from the exons ATGGGCTCAGCAAAGAGCGTACCAGTCACTCCAGCTCGGCCTCCGCCGATCAACAAGCATCTGGCTCGAGTGGCGGACCCGCGTTCACCTAGTGCCGGCATCCTGCGCACTCCCATCCAG GTGGAGAGCTCTCCACAGCCAAACCTACCAGCAGGGGAGCAGCTGGAGGGTCCTAATCAGGCCCAGGACTCAGATCCCCGCTCTCCTACACTTGGTATTGCACGGACACCTATGAAGACCTGCAGTGAAG AGCCTGTTCTGCCCCTAGAGGCACCTTCATCTTCTGAATTGGACTTGCCTCTGGGCACCCAGTTTTCACTTGAGGATCAGATGCCACATAGGAGCCAGAATGAGCTCCCCTCCAAGCAGGTGTTTTCTGAGGAAGAAACAGGACAGGCCTCAGAAACCCTTATggccagccagggctcagacaAGCCCACAAGAGACCCCGAGACGCCCAGATCTTCAG GTTCTAAGCGCAATAAACGGAAACCAAATGGCAAGGTATTAGGGAGATCTCCCCTCACCATCCTACAGGATGACAACTCCCCTGGAACTCTGACACCACGACAG GGTAAGCGGCCTTCTGCCCTGAGTGAAAATGTTAGGGAACTAAAGGAAGGGACCATTCTGGGAACTGGACGACTTCTGAGAACTGGAGGACAAGCATGGGAACAAGCCCAGGATCATGACAAGGAAAATCAGCACTTTGCCTTGGTAGAGAATTAG
- the CDCA3 gene encoding cell division cycle-associated protein 3 isoform X1, whose product MGSAKSVPVTPARPPPINKHLARVADPRSPSAGILRTPIQVESSPQPNLPAGEQLEGPNQAQDSDPRSPTLGIARTPMKTCSEEPSSPLVKQLSEVFKTKAPESNLPLEPVLPLEAPSSSELDLPLGTQFSLEDQMPHRSQNELPSKQVFSEEETGQASETLMASQGSDKPTRDPETPRSSGSKRNKRKPNGKVLGRSPLTILQDDNSPGTLTPRQGKRPSALSENVRELKEGTILGTGRLLRTGGQAWEQAQDHDKENQHFALVEN is encoded by the exons ATGGGCTCAGCAAAGAGCGTACCAGTCACTCCAGCTCGGCCTCCGCCGATCAACAAGCATCTGGCTCGAGTGGCGGACCCGCGTTCACCTAGTGCCGGCATCCTGCGCACTCCCATCCAG GTGGAGAGCTCTCCACAGCCAAACCTACCAGCAGGGGAGCAGCTGGAGGGTCCTAATCAGGCCCAGGACTCAGATCCCCGCTCTCCTACACTTGGTATTGCACGGACACCTATGAAGACCTGCAGTGAAG AGCCCTCAAGCCCACTGGTGAAACAGCTGAGTGAAGTATTTAAGACCAAAGCCCCTGAATCAAATCTTCCTCTAGAGCCTGTTCTGCCCCTAGAGGCACCTTCATCTTCTGAATTGGACTTGCCTCTGGGCACCCAGTTTTCACTTGAGGATCAGATGCCACATAGGAGCCAGAATGAGCTCCCCTCCAAGCAGGTGTTTTCTGAGGAAGAAACAGGACAGGCCTCAGAAACCCTTATggccagccagggctcagacaAGCCCACAAGAGACCCCGAGACGCCCAGATCTTCAG GTTCTAAGCGCAATAAACGGAAACCAAATGGCAAGGTATTAGGGAGATCTCCCCTCACCATCCTACAGGATGACAACTCCCCTGGAACTCTGACACCACGACAG GGTAAGCGGCCTTCTGCCCTGAGTGAAAATGTTAGGGAACTAAAGGAAGGGACCATTCTGGGAACTGGACGACTTCTGAGAACTGGAGGACAAGCATGGGAACAAGCCCAGGATCATGACAAGGAAAATCAGCACTTTGCCTTGGTAGAGAATTAG